The Candidatus Roseilinea sp. genome segment GGGCCGCGGCAAGATCACCGTGCAAGCCAAGGTGCACTTCGAAGAGGGCACACGCGGGCGCAACCACATCGTCATCACCGAGCTGCCCTATGCGGTGAATAAATCGGCGCTCATCGAGCGCATCGCCGACCTCGTGCGCGACGACAAAATCACCGGCATCACCGACATCCACGACGAGAGCGACCGGCGCGGCATGCGCATCGTGATTGACATCAACAAAAACGACGACCCACGACAAGTGCTGAGCGCGCTCTACAAGCACACCGCCATGCGCACCTCGTTCGGCGTGATCATGCTGGCGCTGGTCAACGGCGAACCGCGCATTCTGCCGCTGCGTCGCATGTTGCAAGTCTTCATCGAGCACCGGCTGATCGTTATCAAACGGCGCAGCGAGTTTGACCTGGACGAAGCCCGGCGGCGCGCCCACATCCTCGAGGGCTTGGTGAAAGCGCTGGACATCATTGACCAGATCATCCGCCTGATTCGCACGTCGCGCGACACCGAGGCAGCGCGGCGAGGGCTGATCCAGCGCTTCCAATTTAGCGAAGTGCAGGCGCAAGCGATCCTGGATATGCCGCTGCGCCGGCTGACCCAACTCGACCGCAAACGGCTGGAGGAGGAGCTGGCCGAGAAGCGCAAGCTGATCAAATACCTCGAAGACTTGCTCAAAAACCCCATCAAGATCCTGGGCGTGATCAAAGAGGAGCTACAAGCGCTGAAGGCCAAATATGGCGACAGCCGACGCACCACGATCGTGGGCCGCATAGAGGAAGGGTCAAAGGCCGGCGGACAAAGGGCCGGCAACGCGGGCCGGAGGTCAACGGGCAGCAGGCAGCCGGCCGCGGATGGGACGAGCGGTAAGGCGGCTCCTGGCAATCGCCAGCCGGCATTCCGTGACTTCCCGCTCACGGCCCATGAGTTGATCGGCGACGAGGCGGCCTACGTGATCATCGGGCAGAACGGCAAAATCGGACGCGTGAGCGCGCCGCCGCGAGTGACCAGCGCCGCCGAAGTGGCCCCGGCCGCCATCATCCGGGCGTACACCAAAGAGATGGTGTACGTGATCGGGGCATCGGGCAGAGGGGTAGCGCTCAACGTGGGCGCGCTGCCGCAAGAGGATGTGACCCAAGGCCAAGGCGTGTCACTCAGCGCCATCAGCGCCTTCCCGCCAGACGACGTGGTGGCCGGCGCGTTCGCCGTGGATCGCGCCGCGGTGCAGAAGGGTGACGATGAAGCCGGCCCCTATATGGTCTGCGCTACGGCTAAGGGAATGGTCAAGCGCAGCGCCGCCGGCATTTTGCCCGGTGTGCCCGGCCAAGCCTTCACGGCCATCGGCGTAGCCGAGGACGACAGCGTGATCGGCGCGCGTTTGGCTCAGGGGCACGAAGACCTGATGCTGTTCACCCAACAAGGCATGGCCATCCGCTTCAAGCAGGACGAGGTGCGGCCGATGGGCTTGCCCGCCGCCGGCGTCATCGGCATCAAGCTCGGGGCGGGCGACATCGTGACCAGCCTGGCTGTTGTGGATAAAGCCGACAAGGCGATGGAAGTCGTGATCGGCTCGACCGACGGGCGCGCCAAGCGCGTGGCCCTCAAGGAATATCCGGTTCAAGGCCGGGC includes the following:
- the gyrA gene encoding DNA gyrase subunit A translates to MAKKQPTSTRNGNDGRVPVQGVIELEDNRFGRIRRTDINQEMQASYLSYAMSVIVSRALPDARDGLKPVQRRILYVMYDTGLRPDAPYRKSARIVGDVLGKYHPHGDQSVYDAMARMAQDFSMRYPLVDGQGNFGSVDGDPPAAMRYTEARLSQPAMDLLGDLEKNTVDFTDNYDGTTREPTVLPAALPNLILNGATGIAVGMATNIPPHNLNEIVDAIAFMIDRIAARRGAAKQLQQWLLPEAEVDVDELMQFVKGPDFPTGGIAFRYDDRVEGGDAIKSAYATGRGKITVQAKVHFEEGTRGRNHIVITELPYAVNKSALIERIADLVRDDKITGITDIHDESDRRGMRIVIDINKNDDPRQVLSALYKHTAMRTSFGVIMLALVNGEPRILPLRRMLQVFIEHRLIVIKRRSEFDLDEARRRAHILEGLVKALDIIDQIIRLIRTSRDTEAARRGLIQRFQFSEVQAQAILDMPLRRLTQLDRKRLEEELAEKRKLIKYLEDLLKNPIKILGVIKEELQALKAKYGDSRRTTIVGRIEEGSKAGGQRAGNAGRRSTGSRQPAADGTSGKAAPGNRQPAFRDFPLTAHELIGDEAAYVIIGQNGKIGRVSAPPRVTSAAEVAPAAIIRAYTKEMVYVIGASGRGVALNVGALPQEDVTQGQGVSLSAISAFPPDDVVAGAFAVDRAAVQKGDDEAGPYMVCATAKGMVKRSAAGILPGVPGQAFTAIGVAEDDSVIGARLAQGHEDLMLFTQQGMAIRFKQDEVRPMGLPAAGVIGIKLGAGDIVTSLAVVDKADKAMEVVIGSTDGRAKRVALKEYPVQGRAGKGVLTAKLAKDATVADAVIAAPDDTIIYVTFKNNAKSLKAKNLTRRGRPAGGDEAIALSGSDYLMRMVAVHE